Genomic window (Caldinitratiruptor microaerophilus):
TGGGGGACATCCGTAACCCCTTTTTTGCCGAGACCGCGAAGGGCATCGTCGACACCAGCCGCAGCTACGGGTACCGCGTGGTGCTCTGCACGACGGACAACCAGGACACCTTGCAGTCGGAAGCGATCAAGTTACTCCGTTCCCAGGAGGTGGACGGGCTCATTTTCGGCTCCGTCCGGATGGACGATGCCGAGGTGCTGGCGCTGATCGAGAGCGGGTTTCCGTGCGTCCTGTACAACCGTGTCCTGAAAACGGATGCAGGAAGCTATGTGGTATTGGACAACCGAAAGGGCGCCCGGATGGCAACGGAGCACCTGCTGAAGCTTGGGCACCGTCGTATCGCAGTGCTCACGGGGTCCCGACAGTTCTCCACTTTTGCCCATCGTCTGGAAGGGTATTCAGAGGTGCTACGCGAATACGGTATCCCGGTCGACCGGCATCTGATCCTCGACCACCAGGCCTACGCTGCCGATCGAATCGGCACGCTGCGCCGGCTCCTCGGGCAGCGGCGGCCGCCCACAGCGATCTTCGCGTTGACCGACGACTATGCCTTGCAAGTGCTCGACACGCTGGCAGAACTTGACGTACCCGTTCCCGAAGGGATGGCGGTCGTCGGTTTCGACGATATCCGGATCGCGGGCCACTCGCGCATCGGTCTCACTACGGTAGCCCAGCGGAAGGACCTCATGGGGCGGCTGGCGGTGGAATCCCTGATGGAACTGATCACGGCCCGGGCGGAGGGGCGAACTCCGCAGCCCATCCGCCTCGTGCTTGAGCCGCAACTGATCGTCCGCCGCACCTGCGGTGCCCAACGCTGAACCAAAACCAGAAGAGGTGGTCTCTGGTGGTGTTCCCGTTCCGTATGCCCGGCGTGCTGTACGCCGGCGTGGGGGCTCTGGACAAACTTGGCCCTGAGGTGCAACGCCTGGGCGGCGACCACGTCGTCGTGGTGACGGACAAGGGACTGGTCAAGGCCGGAGTGGTGGACTCCGTGCTGGCGCGGCTGAAGGAGATCGGCGTCGCGGTCACCGTGTTCGACGAAGTCGAGGCGGAGCCCAGCACCGAGAACTGTGAGAAGGCCGCTTCCGCCGTGGTTGCTGCCGGTGCGCGGCTGATCGTCGCCGTGGGCGGCGGCAGCTCCCTGGACGTGGCCAAGGGCTCGTCCATCCTTGCGGCCCACGGGGGCAAGATCGCTGACTACTTCGGCATCGACAAGGTCCCCGGCCCCGGTCTGCCCTGGATCGGCATCCCCACGACTTCCGGCACCGGTTCCGAAGTCACGCCCAACGCCATCTTCACCGACAAGATGCAGCAACTGAAGATTGGGGTGGTCAGCCCGTACCTTCTGCCCACCGTGGCCATCGTGGACCCCGTGCTCACCCTCACGGTGCCACCGGCCGTCACCGCCGCCACCGGCATCGATGCCCTTACCCATGCGATCGAGTCGTTCACCGCCCCCAAGGCAACGCCGCAGACCGACCTGTACGCGCTCGAGGCGATCCGCCTCATCTCTCGCAGCCTGCGCAAGGCGGTCTGGGCGGGGAAAGACCTGCAGGCCAGGACGGACATGGCGTACGGGAGCCTCTTCGCCGGTGTCTCGCTTGGCAACGCCGGGGTTGGTGCCGTCCACGCCCTCGGCTACCCGCTCGGCGGCCAGTTCGGCGTTACTCATGGCGTGTCCATGTCGCTGCTGCTGCCGTATGTGATGGAGTTCAACATGGTGGCCGACATCGAGAAGTTTGCTCGTGTCGCGGAGGCCATGGGAGAGAACGTCGCGGGCCTGTCCACCCGCGCCGCGGCGGCCAGAGCGGTCGAAGCCGTGCGGACGCTCTCGGTGGATGTCGGAATCCCCCAGCGGCTGCGCGACGTGGGTATCCCGGAGAGCGCCCTGGACGGCCTGGCGGAGGCGGCCATGAAGGTGACCCGCCTGTTGGACAACAACCCGCGGAAGGTCACCCTCGAGGACGCCCGGGCCCTTTATCAGGCGGCTTATTAGGTCCACCCCAACACACATAGAAAGGAGAATCACCCGAGGTGAAGGCAAAGTTCCTTGCGAGCGTCCTCACCGGCGCCATGTTCGCGATCGCGCTGGCCGGGTGTGGCGGCCAGCAGGGAGGTTCCACCGCGGGAGGCAGCGCCGGTGGCGGCGGTGCTGCAAAGGTGGCCGAGGTCAAGATCGGCAACATCTTGCCCCTTTCGGGCCCCGCCGCCCCGCTGGGGGAGCTCGGGAAAAAGGCCCGCGAACTGGCGGCTGAAGAGATCAACGCGGCCGGTGGCATCAAGTCCCTCGGCGGAGCCAAGCTGAAGCTGATCTTCGCCGACAGCCAGGGCAAGCCCCAGGTGGGCGTCGCGGAGGCGGAACGCCTGATTACCCAGGAGAAGGTCTCCCTCCTTACCGGCACGTATCAGTCGGGTGTGGCCATTCCGGTTTCCGAGGTCGCCGAACGCTACAAGGTCCCGTTCTTCGCCCCCGTGCCCTCCGACGACAGCATCACTCAGCGCGGTTTCAAGTACCTGTGGCGGTTGGCCGATACCTCGGAAATGCGGGTGATCGCCCAGAGCCAGTTCCTGGACGACCTCAACAAGACGCAAGGCGCTGGGTTGAAGACCGTCTACTTGATTTATGAGAACACCGCCTGGGGCCAGGGCGTGGCAAAGAGCTGGAAGAAGTACCTGCCCGAGAAGGGTTTCCAGATCGTGGGTGAAGAAGCCTACCCGCAGGGTAGCTCTGATTTCACGCCGCTGGCAAACAAGGTGAAGGCCGCGAACCCCGACGTCGTCCTGCTCACCTCCTACGTGGCCGATGCCTCCCTGCTGACCAATACCTTCGCCGAGCAGAAAGTAACCCCCAAGGTTTTCCTTGGCACTTCGGGTGGTTACTCCGACCCGGTCTACCTGAAGAACACGGGGGAGAATGCCGAATACTTCTTTGACGTCTCCTCGTGGGAGACGGATGTCCGTCGGCCTCATGTGCAGGAGATCAACGAGAAGTTCCAGCAGAAGTTCGGCGTCCTGCCGTCCAACGAAGCCGTGAAGGCGTACGTGGCCATGTACGTCATCAAGGACGTACTGGAGCGGGCGGGTTCTCTGGAGGCCGACAAGATCCGCGATGCCTTCAACCAGACCAACATCACAGAGGGCATCACACAGGTGTACGCTCCCACCATCAAGTTCGACGACAAGGGCCAGATGATCAGCCAGGCCCTGGTCATTGCCCAGTACCGCAAGGTGAACGGAAAGATCGAGCGGGTAACCGTCTGGCCGGAAAAGGAAGCCCGGTCCCCCGAGTTCAAGCCGGTCCTGTTCCCCGGCTGGGACAAAAAGTAGGTCTATGTGTTCTTCCACACCTGGTGGGGCCGCTGGCCTGGACGGCGGCCCCATCTGAGTCAGAAGGTGGTCGGCGAATGGCGCTGACGAATGCCATCGTCAACGGCATCCTGATGGGCGGCATATACGGGCTGATCGCTCTGGGCCTCACCCTCGTCTTTGGGATCATGAGGGTCGTTAACTTCGCTCACGGCGCCTTGCTCATGGTATCCATGTATGCCGCCTACTTCGCGTGGCATTACACGAGGCTGTACCCGTATTTCACCGTGTTTGTGGTTGCCCCATTCATGTTCGTGGTGGGCTTCCTGCTCCAGCGGTACTTGATCAGGCCCGTGTTCAAGGCGGAGGCGGACGTGCGTGAACCGATCAGCGCGCTGCTCCTGACGGCCGGCCTGATGGTCACGCTGGAGAACATGGCGCTGCTCTTCTTCGGCGCCGACTACCGAACGGCCAAGACCACGCTGTCCGGCGTGACGTACCATCTAGGCGGCATCAGCGTTGCCGCCCCGCGCCTTTATGCGTTTCTCATCACCCTTGTGGCTACTGTCATCTTCTACGTCTTCTTACAGCGCACGGAAACC
Coding sequences:
- a CDS encoding LacI family DNA-binding transcriptional regulator, whose translation is MPTARDVANRAGVSQSTVSRVLNNHPHVRPETRKRVLDAIAELDYHPNQAARSLVTQRTGSIGLVVGDIRNPFFAETAKGIVDTSRSYGYRVVLCTTDNQDTLQSEAIKLLRSQEVDGLIFGSVRMDDAEVLALIESGFPCVLYNRVLKTDAGSYVVLDNRKGARMATEHLLKLGHRRIAVLTGSRQFSTFAHRLEGYSEVLREYGIPVDRHLILDHQAYAADRIGTLRRLLGQRRPPTAIFALTDDYALQVLDTLAELDVPVPEGMAVVGFDDIRIAGHSRIGLTTVAQRKDLMGRLAVESLMELITARAEGRTPQPIRLVLEPQLIVRRTCGAQR
- a CDS encoding iron-containing alcohol dehydrogenase; translated protein: MVFPFRMPGVLYAGVGALDKLGPEVQRLGGDHVVVVTDKGLVKAGVVDSVLARLKEIGVAVTVFDEVEAEPSTENCEKAASAVVAAGARLIVAVGGGSSLDVAKGSSILAAHGGKIADYFGIDKVPGPGLPWIGIPTTSGTGSEVTPNAIFTDKMQQLKIGVVSPYLLPTVAIVDPVLTLTVPPAVTAATGIDALTHAIESFTAPKATPQTDLYALEAIRLISRSLRKAVWAGKDLQARTDMAYGSLFAGVSLGNAGVGAVHALGYPLGGQFGVTHGVSMSLLLPYVMEFNMVADIEKFARVAEAMGENVAGLSTRAAAARAVEAVRTLSVDVGIPQRLRDVGIPESALDGLAEAAMKVTRLLDNNPRKVTLEDARALYQAAY
- a CDS encoding ABC transporter substrate-binding protein, which translates into the protein MKAKFLASVLTGAMFAIALAGCGGQQGGSTAGGSAGGGGAAKVAEVKIGNILPLSGPAAPLGELGKKARELAAEEINAAGGIKSLGGAKLKLIFADSQGKPQVGVAEAERLITQEKVSLLTGTYQSGVAIPVSEVAERYKVPFFAPVPSDDSITQRGFKYLWRLADTSEMRVIAQSQFLDDLNKTQGAGLKTVYLIYENTAWGQGVAKSWKKYLPEKGFQIVGEEAYPQGSSDFTPLANKVKAANPDVVLLTSYVADASLLTNTFAEQKVTPKVFLGTSGGYSDPVYLKNTGENAEYFFDVSSWETDVRRPHVQEINEKFQQKFGVLPSNEAVKAYVAMYVIKDVLERAGSLEADKIRDAFNQTNITEGITQVYAPTIKFDDKGQMISQALVIAQYRKVNGKIERVTVWPEKEARSPEFKPVLFPGWDKK
- a CDS encoding branched-chain amino acid ABC transporter permease is translated as MALTNAIVNGILMGGIYGLIALGLTLVFGIMRVVNFAHGALLMVSMYAAYFAWHYTRLYPYFTVFVVAPFMFVVGFLLQRYLIRPVFKAEADVREPISALLLTAGLMVTLENMALLFFGADYRTAKTTLSGVTYHLGGISVAAPRLYAFLITLVATVIFYVFLQRTETGRAMRAVGQDRSAAALVGINVYRMYDVAFGVGLALLGVAGSVLVPFYYVQPSVGQIFGTRAFITVVLGGLGSVPGALVGGLLIGIVESVAAQFMESTWTQVLINYGFLAFLFIKPSGLFGSPYDA